GAAAAGGAAACCCGATAAACTCATATCGAAAGGTGGTTGAATTCAAAGAAAAGCCCGACAAAATAACAGCAAATTTTTACCTACAATCTGGACAATACGTCTGGAATGCAGGAATGTATATTTTTAATTCTAAAACTTTTGTTAATGAATTAAAAAAACACGAACCAACAATTTACAAGCTTCTTGTAAGCGACTATGAAAATTTTGTAAAAGAGTTTGAAACACTACCTAGCATCTCGATTGACTTTGCTATTTCAGAAAAATCAGATAATGTTGTTGTGATAGAAGGTGATTTTGGATGGAGCGATATTGGCTCTTTTGATTCCCTGGCTGAACTTAGTTTAAAAAATGGCAATAGAAAAGGAAAACACATTAGCTATGATTCAAAAAACATTTTCACTCATTCTCAAACAAATAAACTAATAACAACAATAGGAGTAGAAGATCTAGTAATTATTGAAAATAACGACAGTATACTTATTCACAAAAAAGGAAGAGGTGAAGATGTTAAAAAAATTGTTGATATCCTTAAAAAAGAAAACTCAACTTCACTAGAAGACAATTTAATTGTTCACAGACCTTGGGGGAAATTTGAAGTTTTAATCGATGACAAGTTTCATAAAGTAAAAAGAATTACCGTTTATCCTGGAGAAAAACTAAGTTTACAATCTCATTATCACAGATCTGAGCACTGGATAGTTGTTAAAGGAATTGCAACCATAATAAACAATGATAAGGAAATATATTTAAGAGAGAATGAAAGCACTTTTATCACCCCAACCTCAAAACACCGACTAGAAAACCCTGGAAAGATAAACTTAGAAATAA
The sequence above is a segment of the Patescibacteria group bacterium genome. Coding sequences within it:
- a CDS encoding mannose-1-phosphate guanylyltransferase/mannose-6-phosphate isomerase, with product MYSVILCGGSGTRLWPLSRKNFPKQFLSLYSDNSLLQETFLRMTKIMPKENIFFVTNNDNFFNVLNQIKEIEKDFTEKQIIIEPASLNTAPAIALSVKYLLEKIRINQNAPIIFLPSDHYIGENEEYLSIVKKALSDVDDKIGTIGIKPLSPETGYGYIRKGNPINSYRKVVEFKEKPDKITANFYLQSGQYVWNAGMYIFNSKTFVNELKKHEPTIYKLLVSDYENFVKEFETLPSISIDFAISEKSDNVVVIEGDFGWSDIGSFDSLAELSLKNGNRKGKHISYDSKNIFTHSQTNKLITTIGVEDLVIIENNDSILIHKKGRGEDVKKIVDILKKENSTSLEDNLIVHRPWGKFEVLIDDKFHKVKRITVYPGEKLSLQSHYHRSEHWIVVKGIATIINNDKEIYLRENESTFITPTSKHRLENPGKINLEIIEVQTGSYLEEDDIIRYDDIYKRS